The following is a genomic window from Dermatophilaceae bacterium Soc4.6.
TGCAGGTCGTTGAACGACCCGAGGTTGATACCGCACTCGAAGCCCTCACGGACCTCCGTGACGTCGTCCTTGAAGCGCCGCAGACCCGTGATCTCGACGCTCTCGCCGATGACCGTGCCGTTGCGGAGGATGCGCGCCTTGGCGCCACGCTTCATCTCGCCCGAGCGGACGATCGAGCCCGCGACGTTGCCGAACTTGCTCGACCGGAAGATCTCGCGGATCTCGGCCTCGCCGAGCGAGACCTCCTCGTACTCCGGCTTGAGCATGCCCTTCAGCGCCTGCTCGATCTCGTCGATCGCCTGGTAGATCACCGAGTAGTAGCGCACCTCGACACCCTCACGCTCGGCGTAGACCGCGTTCTGGCCCTCCGCCTTCACGTTGAAGCCGATGATGATCGCGTCGGACGCCACCGCGAGGTTGATGTTGTTCATCGTGATGGCACCGACACCGCGGTCGATGATCCGCAGGTCGACCTCGTTGCCGACGTCGATCTGGAGGAGCGCATCCTCCAGGGCCTCGACGGCACCGCTCGCGTCACCCTTGAGGATGAGGTTGAGCGTGTCGACCTTGCCAGCAGCGAGCGCCTCGTTGAGGTCCTCGAGGCTGATCCGCTTGCGGGCCTTGGCCAGCGACGCGGCCCGCGTGGCGGCCTCGCGACGCTCGGCGATCTGGCGGGCCGTGCGGTCGTCGGGAGCCACGAGGAACGTGTCACCCGCGCCGGGCACCGAGGTCAGACCGAGCACCAGCACCGGACGGGCCGGGCCGGCCGAGTCGACGCTGTTGCCGTCCTCGTCGAGCATGGCGCGCACGCGGCCGAAGCCGGCACCCGCCACGATCGAGTCACCGACGTGGAGCGTGCCCGACTGCACGAGCACCGTCGCGACGGGGCCGCGGCCCTTGTCGAGGTGGGTCTCGATTGCGACACCGCGAGCGTCCTTGTCGGGGTTGGCCCGCAGGTCGAGCGATGCGTCGGCGGTCAGCAGGACAGCCTCGAGCAGGCTGTCGATGTTGAGCCCGCTCTTGGCCGAGACGTCGACAAACATCGTGTCGCCGCCGTACTCCTCGGCCACCAGGTTGTATTCGGTGAGCTGCTGCCGGATCTTCTCCGGGTTGGCGCCCTCCTTGTCGATCTTGTTGACCGCCACCACGATCGGCACGTTGGCCGCCTGCATGTGGTTGAGAGCCTCGACCGTCTGCGGCATGACGCCGTCGTCGGCCGCGATCACGAGGATCGCGATGTCGGTCACCTTCGCACCGCGAGCACGCATGGCGGTGAACGCCTCGTGACCCGGGGTGTCGATGAAGGTGATCGGGCGCTCAACGCCCTCGAGCTCGGTGACGACCTGGTAGGCACCGATGTGCTGGGTGATGCCACCGGCCTCGCCCTCGGCGACCTTCGACGAGCGGATCGCGTCGAGGAGCTTGGTCTTTCCGTGGTCGACGTGGCCGACGACGGTGACGACAGGCGGACGGGCGAAGAGCTCGTCGTCGTCCTCTGCCTCGAGCTCGGCCTCCAGGTCGATGTTGAACTGGCCGAGCAGCTCGCGCTCCTCGTCCTCGGGCGAGACGACCTGGATGTCGAAGCCCAGCTCGGCGCCGAGGAGACGGAACGTGTCCTCGTCCAGCGACTGGGTCGCCGTGGCCATCTCACCGAGGTGGAAGAGCACAGTGACCAGCGAGGCCGGGCTGGCGTTGATCTTGTCGGCGAAGTCGGTCAGCGACGCACCGCGCCGGAGACGGACCAGCGTCTTGCCGTCGCCGTGGGGCACCGACACGCCACCGATCGTCGGGGCCTGCATCTGCTCGAACTCCTGGCGCTTCGCGCGCTTGGACTTGCGCCCACGCACGGGACGACCGCCACCGCGACCGAACGCACCTGCCGTCGCGCCACGACCCGCGCCGCCACCACGACCGGCGAAGCCGGGTCGGGCGCCGCCGCCAGCGAAGCCGCCGCCGGCGCCACCGGGGCGACCGGGACCGCCGGCGCCACCGGGCCGACCGGGACCGCCCGCGGGGCGGGCGCCGGGACGGGCGACAGCCGAGCGGTCGGGCATCATGCCCGGGCTCGGACGCGGTCCACCCGGACGAGGTCCGGCCGGACCACCCGGGCCACCGGGACGCGGGCCACCGGGGCCTGCGCCCGGAGCGCCCGGAGCACCCTGACCGGGGCCACCGGGCCGCGACTGCGGGCGGGGCATGCCCTGGCTGGGGGCGAAGGGGTTGTTACCGGGACGCGCCGACTCGCGGGCCGCGGGCTGACGCCCCATTCCCTGGCTGGGCGCGAAGGGGTTGTTGCCCGGGCGCGGCGCGCCGGGGCGGGGCGCCGGACGCGGACCCGGGGTGGCAGCGCCACCCTCTCGAGGGGCCCGAGCCGCAGCAGGCGCCGCGGCCGGAGCAGGCGCTGAGGCCGGAGCAGGCGCTGCGGCCGGAGCCGACGCCGCGGCCGGTGCGGGAGCCGACGGTGCCGGGTCGGCGGGAGCCGGGCGGCTCGAGGCCGGCGCGGCAGCGGCCGGGCGGGCCGGAGCAGCCGGGCCCGGACGCGAGTCGGTAGCCGGGCGCGACGGGCCGGGAGCCGGAGCGGACGTCTGCGTCGGAACGGGGGCGGCCGCGGCAGCAGGGCTGGCCGGTGCCGGGGCGGCAGCAGCGGGAGCGGACGGAGCCGCCGGACCGGGCACGGGGCCCGGACGGGTCGACGACGGCACGGCCGTCGGCGCCGCGGCGTCGACGGGCGCGTCTCCACCCGAGCGCAGCTCGGTGGGGAACTTGTCCTTCGTCCGACGGACGACGGGGGCCTCGATGGTGGACGAGGCAGAGCGCACGAACTCGCCCTCCTCCTTCAGCCACGCGAGGAGGGTCTTGCTTTCTGCGCCGAGCTCTTTGGCGAGCTCGTAGACACGGACCTTGGCCACGTTTCTCCTTCTCTGGGTGGTCTGACCCCAGAGAAGTCTCTGCAGGCAGACCGGATTAAAGCTTGTTCATCGCTGAGTACTCATCGGGTGCTCATCAGCGTCTGACCCGCTTTCGGTTGGTCTTGTCGTTCCGGGGGTGTTCGTCGTGCGGCGACCTCGTCGAGGTGCTCCTTCACGGGTCCGACGTCGGGCCCGTGGGCCAGGCGCAGAGCCCGCGTGAACGCCCTGCGGCGCACAGCCTGCTCGAAGCAGTCCGTACTCGGGTGCAACCACGCACCTCGACCGGGCCGAGAACGGACCGGATCAGGTGTGAGGACGACGTCTCCGCCGTCGACGACAGTGGCAACCACCCGCAGGAGAACCGATCGGCTATCCCTGCCGCGACATCCCAGGCACATCCGCTGGGGTGTGAGGGGCTGCCGGGCACGGAGTCCAGTCCGATCGGTCACGGCCAACTCTACTCCTCCTTGGCCCCGGCCTCGTCAAGGACGGGCGGCGGCGCCGTGTCGGAGCGGATGTCGATGCGCCAGCCGGTGAGCTTGTTGGCAAGACGGGCGTTCTGTCCCTCTTTGCCGATCGCCAGCGACAGCTGGTAGTCGGGCACGGTCACCCGGGCCGCCCGGAGGACGGCGTCCACGATCTCGACCGACTGCACCCGCGCCGGTGACAGCGCGGCGGCGACGAAGGCCCGCGGGTCGACCTCGTAGTCGACGATGTCGATCTTCTCGCCCTGCAGCTCGGTCATGACCGCGCGCACCCGCGCCCCCATCGGCCCGATGCAGGCTCCCTTGGCGTTGACCCCGGCGATCTTGGCGTGCACGGCGATCTTGGTCCGGTGACCCGCCTCACGGGCGAGGGCCGCGATCTCGACCGTGCCGTCGGCGATCTCGGGCACCTCGAGCTTGAAGAGGGCACGCACGAGGTTGGGGTGCGAGCGCGAGAGGCCGATCTGGGGACCACGCGGCCCTCGCTTGACGCTCACGACGAAGCACCGCAGCCGGTCCCCGTGGCGGTAGCTCTCACCCGGCACCTGCTCGGCGAGCGGCAGGATGCCCTCGACGGTGCCGAAGTCGACGAGCACGTGCCCGGGGTTGCTGCTCTGCTGGATGACGCCTGAGACGATGTCGCCCTCGCGCCCGCGGAAGTCTCCGAGGATGGCCTCCTCCTCGAGGTCGCGCAGTCGCTGGACGATCACCTGGCGCGCCGTCGAGGCCGCCACCCGCCCGAACCCGTGCGGGGTGTCGTCGAACTCCGGGCCCGGCTCCGCACGCACCGGCCGCTCGCCCTCGTCGGCGGGCAGCAGGTCGCCCTCCTCGCGGGCGAGCACGACCACGTGGCCGGTCTTGCGGTCGAGCTCGACCCGGGCCAGACGTTGCGACCCGTCGGTGCGGTGGTAGGCCACGAGCAGGGCCTGCTCGATGGCCGGGATGAGGATGTCGAGACTGATCTCCCGCTCACGCTCCAGCGCCCTCAGGGCAGCGAGGTCAATGTCCATCGTCGGTCTCCTCGTCGGTCATGTCGTCGAACGCGTCAGTCACGTCTGTGTCGTCTGTGTCGTCAGCCTCGTTAGCCTCGTCGGCGTCGTGGGTCTCGTCGGGCTCGCTCGACCCTCCGGGCCGGTTGAACTCGACCTGCACCCGGGCCGAGGTCACCTCGTCGAGGCGCACCTCGCGTCGGCTCGCGGGCTGCTTCCTGGCCGCCGGCACCTCGAGGCTCGCCACCGCCCCGTCGGGGCCGTCGGTCACCGACACGAGCCGGGCAGTCACCACGTCTCCCGACTCGAGCACGAAGGCGACGAGCCGCCCGACGTTGCGGCGGAACGAGCGGAACCCGCGCAGCGGTCGGTCGATCCCGGGTGAGCTCACCTCCAGCGTGTAGCCGGCGCTGCCCATCAGGTCGGCAGACCCGTCGGGCTCCTGCCCCTGCGGGATGCCGTGGGTGCCGTCGAGCACGTCACTCACCAGCCGGGTCGCCTCGGCCACCTCGTCGAGGGACAGCGGAGGCACCGTGCTCGTGCCGTCGTGGCCAGCCAGGTCGCGCAGGTCGCGGTCGACGGCGACCCGCACCACCCGTCGTCGTCCGGTCGGCACGATGCTGAGGTCGTCGAGCACCAGCCCCAGCTCTGAGAGGGGGCCGACGAGCGCCGACCTCACCTGGTCGTCCACCATGTCAGCCTCCTGTTCTCGAATGTCGCCACGCACCGCGAGCAGCCCGAGAGGACCAGCCCGACCAGGGTGCGCGACGTGTGCAGTCTACCGAGCGACAGGAGGGGGCACGTACGCGACGGAACTGCGCCCAGGATGCCCACATCGGGTCTCAGACCTGACAGCATGACCCCATGGCACCGGCAGTACCGCCCACACCGGGCCGGCCCTCGCGCCGGGTGCTGCTGCACACCCTGGGCGGCGGCGGG
Proteins encoded in this region:
- a CDS encoding YlxR family protein produces the protein MCLGCRGRDSRSVLLRVVATVVDGGDVVLTPDPVRSRPGRGAWLHPSTDCFEQAVRRRAFTRALRLAHGPDVGPVKEHLDEVAARRTPPERQDQPKAGQTLMSTR
- the nusA gene encoding transcription termination factor NusA gives rise to the protein MDIDLAALRALEREREISLDILIPAIEQALLVAYHRTDGSQRLARVELDRKTGHVVVLAREEGDLLPADEGERPVRAEPGPEFDDTPHGFGRVAASTARQVIVQRLRDLEEEAILGDFRGREGDIVSGVIQQSSNPGHVLVDFGTVEGILPLAEQVPGESYRHGDRLRCFVVSVKRGPRGPQIGLSRSHPNLVRALFKLEVPEIADGTVEIAALAREAGHRTKIAVHAKIAGVNAKGACIGPMGARVRAVMTELQGEKIDIVDYEVDPRAFVAAALSPARVQSVEIVDAVLRAARVTVPDYQLSLAIGKEGQNARLANKLTGWRIDIRSDTAPPPVLDEAGAKEE
- the infB gene encoding translation initiation factor IF-2; the encoded protein is MAKVRVYELAKELGAESKTLLAWLKEEGEFVRSASSTIEAPVVRRTKDKFPTELRSGGDAPVDAAAPTAVPSSTRPGPVPGPAAPSAPAAAAPAPASPAAAAAPVPTQTSAPAPGPSRPATDSRPGPAAPARPAAAAPASSRPAPADPAPSAPAPAAASAPAAAPAPASAPAPAAAPAAARAPREGGAATPGPRPAPRPGAPRPGNNPFAPSQGMGRQPAARESARPGNNPFAPSQGMPRPQSRPGGPGQGAPGAPGAGPGGPRPGGPGGPAGPRPGGPRPSPGMMPDRSAVARPGARPAGGPGRPGGAGGPGRPGGAGGGFAGGGARPGFAGRGGGAGRGATAGAFGRGGGRPVRGRKSKRAKRQEFEQMQAPTIGGVSVPHGDGKTLVRLRRGASLTDFADKINASPASLVTVLFHLGEMATATQSLDEDTFRLLGAELGFDIQVVSPEDEERELLGQFNIDLEAELEAEDDDELFARPPVVTVVGHVDHGKTKLLDAIRSSKVAEGEAGGITQHIGAYQVVTELEGVERPITFIDTPGHEAFTAMRARGAKVTDIAILVIAADDGVMPQTVEALNHMQAANVPIVVAVNKIDKEGANPEKIRQQLTEYNLVAEEYGGDTMFVDVSAKSGLNIDSLLEAVLLTADASLDLRANPDKDARGVAIETHLDKGRGPVATVLVQSGTLHVGDSIVAGAGFGRVRAMLDEDGNSVDSAGPARPVLVLGLTSVPGAGDTFLVAPDDRTARQIAERREAATRAASLAKARKRISLEDLNEALAAGKVDTLNLILKGDASGAVEALEDALLQIDVGNEVDLRIIDRGVGAITMNNINLAVASDAIIIGFNVKAEGQNAVYAEREGVEVRYYSVIYQAIDEIEQALKGMLKPEYEEVSLGEAEIREIFRSSKFGNVAGSIVRSGEMKRGAKARILRNGTVIGESVEITGLRRFKDDVTEVREGFECGINLGSFNDLQLEDVIQTYEMREKPRA
- a CDS encoding ribosome maturation factor RimP, producing the protein MVDDQVRSALVGPLSELGLVLDDLSIVPTGRRRVVRVAVDRDLRDLAGHDGTSTVPPLSLDEVAEATRLVSDVLDGTHGIPQGQEPDGSADLMGSAGYTLEVSSPGIDRPLRGFRSFRRNVGRLVAFVLESGDVVTARLVSVTDGPDGAVASLEVPAARKQPASRREVRLDEVTSARVQVEFNRPGGSSEPDETHDADEANEADDTDDTDVTDAFDDMTDEETDDGH